One segment of Capnocytophaga sp. oral taxon 878 DNA contains the following:
- a CDS encoding fructose bisphosphate aldolase, with translation MKKEQLKQMAKGKGFVAALDQSGGSTPKALSLYGITQSQYKDEDEMFSLIHQMRTRIIKSPAFNSNKILGAILFEQTMDREIDGKLTADYLWEEKHIVPFLKIDRGLEEIDSEGVQLMKPLEGLTSLLESANRHHIFGTKMRSVIKKASPMGIANVVRQQFAVAKQVIASGLVPIIEPEVDINIPDKSLAEAILRDEIRKYLDNLPDDANVMLKLSLPTINNLYKEFTKHPRVVRVVALSGGYTRDRANEILAQNKGVIASFSRALTQGLSASQTDEQFNETLASTIEGIYQASIK, from the coding sequence ATGAAAAAAGAACAACTTAAACAAATGGCAAAAGGAAAAGGCTTTGTAGCTGCCCTCGATCAAAGTGGCGGCAGTACCCCCAAAGCCTTGAGTTTATATGGCATTACCCAAAGCCAGTATAAAGATGAAGATGAAATGTTCAGCCTTATTCATCAAATGCGCACTCGTATTATTAAAAGTCCTGCTTTTAATAGTAATAAAATTTTAGGAGCTATTCTCTTTGAACAAACAATGGACAGAGAAATAGATGGCAAACTCACTGCCGACTATCTCTGGGAAGAAAAACATATTGTTCCCTTCTTAAAAATAGACAGAGGCTTAGAAGAAATTGATAGCGAAGGCGTACAACTGATGAAACCTCTTGAGGGTTTAACCTCATTGTTGGAAAGTGCTAACCGACATCATATCTTTGGTACTAAAATGAGGTCGGTAATTAAAAAAGCCTCTCCTATGGGTATTGCCAATGTAGTACGCCAGCAGTTTGCAGTCGCCAAGCAGGTAATAGCATCGGGTTTAGTGCCTATTATCGAGCCCGAAGTAGATATTAACATCCCCGATAAATCATTAGCCGAAGCTATTTTGCGTGATGAAATTCGTAAGTATTTGGATAACCTACCCGATGATGCCAATGTAATGCTTAAACTCTCATTGCCTACTATTAATAACCTTTACAAGGAGTTTACCAAGCACCCACGCGTAGTGCGTGTAGTAGCCCTTTCAGGAGGTTATACCCGCGACCGTGCCAACGAAATTCTTGCCCAAAACAAAGGGGTGATAGCTAGTTTTTCACGTGCCCTTACCCAAGGGCTTTCGGCATCACAAACCGATGAACAGTTTAATGAAACACTTGCCAGTACTATTGAAGGCATCTACCAAGCATCAATTAAATAA
- a CDS encoding DoxX family protein, translated as MKNRDLGLLVLRFTIGLLMIPHGINKVLHAEAFSYIESTLEAKGLPTFIAYGVFVGEIIAPLLIVLGFRTRLAALVMFFNGLSTLYLAYWGELTALTPHGGWTAELPALFFLGALALFFTGGGKYALSARNKWD; from the coding sequence ATGAAAAATAGGGATTTAGGACTATTGGTGCTGCGATTTACTATAGGATTGCTGATGATTCCTCATGGTATTAATAAAGTATTGCATGCTGAGGCTTTTTCGTATATTGAAAGTACCTTAGAGGCGAAGGGATTGCCTACTTTTATAGCTTATGGGGTGTTTGTAGGTGAAATTATAGCGCCTTTGCTTATAGTATTGGGTTTTCGGACTCGTTTGGCGGCCTTAGTAATGTTTTTTAATGGGCTTAGTACGCTTTATTTAGCATATTGGGGAGAGCTTACTGCTTTGACCCCTCATGGAGGTTGGACAGCGGAATTACCTGCTCTTTTCTTTTTAGGGGCTTTGGCTCTGTTCTTCACGGGTGGTGGTAAATATGCTCTTTCTGCTCGCAATAAATGGGATTAA
- a CDS encoding SusC/RagA family TonB-linked outer membrane protein produces MRLNKVVFALLLALIVHGFALAQEREITGVVRDGNGMELFGVAVVVKGEQSKGVQTDMDGRYHIKVATGKTLEFSFLGMKTKTVKVGSSRTIDVTLEEEAQQIEEVEVVGYITVKKDQYVGTAATVDKDALKRKSVSNVSKAIAGEVAGVRVINSSGQPGSGATIRIRGFGSVNGNRDPLFVVDGVPYEGAVSSINPDDIESMVVLKDATSTSVYGSRGANGVVLITTKKGRADVSRIQIESKVGFNMRLLPRYDVITSPERYIELSWDALRQSGALTQAANPTKFASDGYTSAADYASKNLFGSLGIAPKYNMWNVAGANLINPATGRINDGVTRKYDPENWGDYAFQTAVRSEYNVSMSGGSGKTTYYTGFGYLKDEGYAINTGFERYTGRLNLGYQPKNWLKGEFNLNYTHTETKANGQSSDSDSLFWFSDNIPSIYPLFLRDANGNKVEDPYYGGYQYDFGRGRGFGALTNAIGQATYDKKNRTRNSLIGNVFLRADIVKGLTFETRLGGEYYNNAFNNYTNPYYGSSASQKGSLDKRRYELLNYTFLQMLRYAKQFDKHNLQAFVAHESTTYDYYTFRGDKNGLVDPKGTELENAIKLGNMTSFIYNYRMESYFGQLLYDYEGKYLFSGSLRRDGSSRFLNNKWGTFASAGLGWVVSREDFLKEKEWLPYFKLKASYGTVGDQSVDSDGGNVSYYSGYDVYDLGNFMGLPSAMFNRIGYPDLTWEKAKIFQVGAEFIFLKSRAIDLQVDYYHKTTDNLIFDSRLAPSTGNGIWKVNDGNLVNSGFEFNLQTHLVNTKDWRVDLGVNGEVLSNKLTKMPYDKSIQGEKIIDISSIFGRSKGHSLYDIYTREYRGVNSQTGAAQWTMHYADNNNNGTYDSGDVAITSLHEYQAKNPNANIKESITENYSQATQKYIGKSAIPDIRGAFNLNVGYKGFSVSAQLLYSLGGYSYDGAYANLMNSDKVGGYSWHKDMENRWKQAGDVTDIPRLSSNYGNDSDANSISSRFLTKNDYLALNNVTLAYNLDKKVCQTIGFEGLTFTLAGDNLWLYTARKGFNPTTSESGNSSTYTYSPLSTFTLGVKATF; encoded by the coding sequence ATGAGACTGAACAAAGTAGTTTTTGCTCTATTATTAGCGTTAATAGTGCATGGGTTTGCGTTAGCCCAAGAGCGAGAAATAACGGGTGTAGTACGCGATGGCAACGGGATGGAGTTGTTCGGAGTAGCTGTTGTTGTTAAAGGTGAGCAGTCCAAAGGAGTGCAAACTGATATGGATGGGCGTTACCATATTAAAGTAGCTACCGGTAAAACACTAGAGTTTTCATTTTTAGGGATGAAAACTAAAACCGTAAAAGTAGGCTCTTCACGCACTATAGATGTAACTTTAGAAGAAGAAGCTCAACAAATTGAAGAAGTAGAAGTAGTAGGCTACATAACAGTGAAGAAAGACCAATACGTGGGTACTGCTGCTACTGTAGATAAAGATGCGCTTAAAAGAAAAAGTGTATCAAACGTATCAAAGGCTATTGCGGGAGAAGTAGCAGGGGTACGTGTCATTAACTCTTCAGGGCAACCAGGTAGTGGGGCTACTATCCGTATTCGTGGGTTTGGTTCAGTAAATGGTAACCGTGATCCTCTTTTTGTAGTGGATGGGGTGCCTTATGAAGGAGCTGTATCATCAATTAACCCTGATGATATTGAGAGTATGGTAGTACTTAAAGACGCTACTTCTACCTCAGTATACGGTTCACGTGGTGCTAATGGGGTTGTTCTTATTACTACTAAAAAAGGACGTGCTGATGTATCACGCATTCAAATAGAATCAAAGGTAGGGTTTAATATGCGTTTATTACCTCGTTACGATGTAATCACAAGTCCTGAACGTTATATAGAGCTTAGCTGGGATGCTTTGCGCCAAAGTGGTGCCCTAACACAAGCTGCCAATCCTACTAAATTTGCTAGTGATGGTTATACTAGTGCTGCTGATTATGCTAGCAAAAATCTATTTGGTAGTTTAGGGATAGCTCCTAAATACAATATGTGGAATGTAGCAGGCGCTAACCTTATCAATCCTGCTACTGGTAGAATAAATGATGGGGTTACCCGTAAGTATGACCCTGAAAACTGGGGTGACTACGCTTTCCAAACAGCTGTACGTAGTGAGTACAATGTAAGTATGAGTGGTGGTAGTGGTAAAACTACTTACTATACAGGTTTTGGCTACCTTAAAGATGAAGGCTATGCTATCAATACTGGCTTTGAGCGTTATACAGGTAGGCTTAACTTGGGCTACCAACCCAAAAATTGGCTTAAAGGTGAGTTTAACTTGAACTATACTCATACAGAAACTAAAGCCAATGGACAAAGCTCTGACTCTGATAGTTTATTCTGGTTTAGTGATAATATTCCTTCTATCTATCCGTTATTCTTACGTGATGCTAATGGCAACAAAGTAGAAGATCCTTATTATGGAGGTTACCAGTATGACTTTGGTAGAGGACGTGGTTTTGGTGCCCTTACCAATGCTATTGGGCAAGCAACTTATGATAAAAAAAATAGAACACGTAATAGTTTAATTGGTAATGTTTTCTTACGTGCAGATATAGTGAAGGGACTTACTTTTGAAACTCGTTTGGGAGGTGAGTATTATAATAACGCTTTTAATAACTATACAAACCCTTATTATGGAAGTTCGGCAAGCCAAAAAGGTTCTCTTGATAAAAGGAGATATGAATTGCTAAACTATACTTTCTTACAAATGTTGCGTTATGCTAAACAATTTGATAAACACAATTTACAGGCGTTTGTAGCTCACGAAAGTACTACTTATGATTATTATACTTTTAGAGGTGATAAGAATGGTTTGGTAGACCCAAAAGGTACAGAACTTGAAAATGCTATTAAGTTGGGTAATATGACTTCTTTCATCTATAACTACCGTATGGAAAGTTATTTTGGTCAGTTGTTATATGATTATGAAGGTAAATATTTGTTCTCAGGTTCTTTGCGCCGTGATGGTTCTTCACGATTTTTGAATAACAAATGGGGTACATTTGCTTCAGCAGGTTTGGGCTGGGTAGTGAGTAGAGAAGACTTCTTGAAAGAAAAAGAATGGTTACCTTACTTTAAGCTTAAAGCTAGTTATGGTACTGTGGGAGACCAGTCGGTTGACTCAGATGGAGGAAACGTGTCTTATTACTCAGGTTATGATGTGTATGATTTGGGTAACTTTATGGGCTTGCCTTCAGCAATGTTTAACCGAATAGGATATCCTGACCTTACTTGGGAAAAAGCTAAAATATTCCAAGTAGGAGCTGAATTTATCTTCTTAAAATCACGTGCTATAGATTTGCAAGTAGATTATTATCACAAAACTACTGATAATTTGATTTTTGACAGCCGTTTGGCTCCATCTACTGGTAATGGTATTTGGAAAGTAAACGATGGTAACTTGGTGAATAGTGGTTTTGAGTTTAACTTACAAACACATTTGGTAAACACTAAAGATTGGCGTGTGGATTTAGGGGTAAATGGTGAAGTACTTAGTAATAAGCTTACCAAAATGCCTTATGATAAATCAATACAAGGTGAAAAAATAATTGATATATCAAGTATTTTTGGTAGAAGTAAAGGTCATTCACTTTATGATATTTACACACGTGAATATCGTGGTGTAAATAGCCAAACAGGAGCAGCCCAATGGACTATGCACTATGCTGATAACAATAATAATGGTACGTATGACAGTGGAGATGTAGCTATAACTTCATTACACGAATATCAAGCTAAAAATCCTAATGCTAATATTAAAGAAAGTATAACTGAAAACTATAGCCAAGCTACCCAAAAGTATATAGGTAAAAGTGCTATACCTGACATACGTGGAGCATTTAACTTGAATGTGGGATACAAAGGTTTTTCAGTTAGCGCACAGTTGTTATATAGCTTAGGAGGTTATTCTTACGATGGGGCATACGCTAACTTGATGAATAGTGATAAAGTAGGAGGGTATAGCTGGCATAAAGATATGGAAAACCGTTGGAAACAAGCAGGAGATGTTACTGATATACCAAGATTATCATCAAACTATGGGAATGATAGTGATGCCAATAGTATATCATCACGTTTCTTGACTAAGAATGATTACTTGGCACTGAACAATGTTACTTTGGCTTATAACTTAGATAAAAAAGTATGCCAAACTATAGGCTTTGAAGGCTTGACTTTTACCTTGGCAGGAGATAACTTATGGCTTTATACTGCTCGTAAAGGGTTCAACCCTACTACCTCTGAGTCGGGTAACTCAAGTACTTATACTTACTCACCTTTATCTACTTTTACTTTAGGAGTAAAAGCAACTTTTTAA
- a CDS encoding RagB/SusD family nutrient uptake outer membrane protein, whose amino-acid sequence MKKILTFSILSAVAFNFTACKDDFLTTEPTAVVSTAPADVRLNGLYLMTYQSGTGGTSAQTDFGQKHVDICTDMLCSDMALLGASYGQYQNVANLTVTQRPNDNYNYVPWRYYYRMIYEANKSIAQLATPKNNSEKYTLAQFRALRGYAYFYLMQIFTTKYEPDSSTNSIPLYTTADIAGKARVKQSEVYAQIVSDLEFAVANLNGFTRSKKGMIDKYVAEGLLAYTYAAMGNNQKVAELAQDIINNSGYPLTSREQTVYDPATKKGGGFNDVETSSWMWGIDIITENNLTLDTWWGMMDVFTYGYAWAGDAKAMDDKLYAQIRANDIRKKQFTTIDDAELVAANKFFAPDRVSGGQRKVTTDYVYMRVDEFYLLAAEALAKLGQDTQAKTIYKKLLKLRYPEATAATDIAYVDALTNAQLQDDIYLNTRIELWGEGKTYLAMKRNHKTIERGTNHLEKKNESFSYDNPRLTFSIPQNESINNLNL is encoded by the coding sequence ATGAAAAAGATATTAACATTTAGTATACTATCGGCAGTAGCTTTTAATTTTACTGCTTGTAAAGATGATTTTCTTACTACAGAGCCTACGGCAGTGGTATCAACAGCTCCTGCTGATGTACGCCTTAATGGTTTGTACCTAATGACTTATCAATCGGGTACGGGAGGTACTTCGGCACAAACTGACTTCGGGCAAAAGCACGTGGATATTTGTACTGATATGCTTTGTAGTGATATGGCTTTGTTGGGAGCAAGTTATGGACAGTATCAAAACGTTGCTAACTTAACTGTTACTCAAAGGCCTAATGATAACTATAACTACGTTCCTTGGAGGTATTATTATAGAATGATATATGAGGCTAATAAATCAATAGCTCAATTGGCAACTCCTAAAAACAATAGTGAGAAATATACTTTGGCTCAGTTTCGTGCGTTACGTGGTTATGCTTATTTCTACTTAATGCAGATATTCACCACTAAGTATGAGCCAGATTCAAGTACTAACTCTATCCCTCTTTACACTACTGCTGATATTGCTGGTAAGGCAAGAGTGAAACAATCGGAAGTGTATGCGCAGATAGTAAGTGATTTGGAATTTGCGGTGGCTAACCTTAATGGTTTTACACGTAGCAAGAAAGGTATGATTGATAAATATGTGGCTGAAGGCTTACTTGCTTATACCTACGCTGCTATGGGCAATAACCAAAAAGTGGCTGAATTGGCACAAGATATTATTAATAATAGTGGCTACCCACTTACCTCACGTGAGCAAACGGTGTATGACCCGGCTACTAAAAAAGGAGGTGGCTTTAATGATGTTGAAACCAGCAGCTGGATGTGGGGTATAGATATTATCACTGAAAATAATTTGACATTAGATACATGGTGGGGAATGATGGATGTATTTACTTATGGTTATGCTTGGGCTGGAGATGCTAAAGCTATGGATGATAAACTTTATGCTCAAATACGTGCTAATGACATTCGTAAAAAGCAATTTACTACTATAGATGATGCTGAATTAGTTGCTGCTAATAAGTTCTTTGCGCCTGATAGAGTATCGGGGGGACAAAGGAAAGTTACTACTGATTACGTGTATATGCGTGTAGATGAGTTTTACTTATTGGCTGCTGAAGCGTTGGCTAAGTTAGGACAAGATACACAGGCTAAAACTATCTATAAAAAGCTTTTGAAATTGCGTTATCCTGAGGCAACTGCTGCTACGGATATAGCTTATGTGGATGCCCTTACTAATGCGCAGTTGCAAGATGATATCTACCTTAACACTCGTATTGAGTTATGGGGTGAAGGTAAAACTTACCTTGCTATGAAACGCAACCATAAAACGATAGAAAGAGGTACTAATCACCTTGAGAAAAAGAATGAAAGTTTTAGTTATGACAATCCAAGACTTACTTTCTCTATTCCTCAGAATGAAAGTATCAATAACTTGAACTTGTAG
- a CDS encoding metallophosphoesterase produces MRTLVIGDIHGALHALTQVLERANIQPDDFLIFLGDYADGWSQTPEVLDFLIDYQQKHRCLLLRGNHDALCYDFLLGKPMDTLWRLHGGKATELAYQHVTTERRTAHLNFLDSLQNYHLDSQNRLFVHAGFSNLRGIAYEHFEEMFYWDRTLWELAQSTTLSPTNPLYPKRLSLYQHIYIGHTPTTRLGTDKPLSFNGVTNVDTGAAFKGRITIMDIDTATYWQSDPVFTLYPNEQGRNQ; encoded by the coding sequence ATGCGTACTCTTGTTATAGGAGATATTCACGGGGCTCTGCACGCCCTTACCCAAGTGCTAGAACGCGCCAATATACAACCCGATGATTTTCTTATCTTCCTTGGTGATTATGCCGACGGATGGAGCCAAACCCCCGAAGTGTTGGACTTTTTGATAGATTACCAACAAAAGCACCGTTGCCTGTTGTTACGTGGTAATCACGATGCTTTGTGCTATGATTTTCTTTTAGGAAAGCCTATGGATACCCTTTGGCGACTACATGGAGGCAAAGCTACCGAGCTTGCTTACCAACACGTAACCACCGAGCGCCGCACAGCACACCTTAATTTCTTGGATTCACTTCAAAATTACCACCTTGATAGCCAAAACCGTCTTTTTGTACACGCTGGTTTTAGCAACCTCCGAGGTATAGCTTATGAGCATTTTGAAGAAATGTTTTATTGGGACAGAACCCTTTGGGAATTAGCCCAAAGTACTACTCTTTCTCCTACCAATCCTCTTTATCCTAAACGATTATCCCTTTACCAACACATATATATAGGGCATACTCCTACTACAAGGTTAGGCACCGATAAGCCTCTCTCCTTTAATGGTGTTACCAATGTAGATACAGGAGCAGCCTTTAAGGGGCGTATTACCATTATGGATATTGATACTGCCACTTACTGGCAAAGCGACCCCGTTTTTACCTTATACCCCAATGAACAAGGACGTAACCAATAA